Part of the Henckelia pumila isolate YLH828 chromosome 2, ASM3356847v2, whole genome shotgun sequence genome is shown below.
TGAATTTAAATCCAATTCAAAAAAGccttttaaaattgattttaattaaatattctgACACAATATCCaatttatatttgttatttatttgtttttaagaTGATTTACTGAAATATGTTAACGATAAATTTGATAAAGAaatatttctttaaaaaataatgatgatGGTAGTATCCATGTTTATTTTATAGAATAATATCTAATAATGTAATTACAAGAGgttaaggttttttttttaaattagtgGTCAAGTGTTTTTAGTTACGAtagaaagaagtaaaaatacatgagataaaaaaaaaattaaaaacaagcaAAAACACTTGATTTGGAGAAACCGAAAACAAAACATAAAGTAGGGTATTTACATATTTGTTAACTGTCTTAGTTGAAATGAAACTGAAAATTCAGTTTGAAACGAAGAGCGAACTATTAATTCGATTTGGTTTTTAGTTTTCAGATTTTCGATTCAGTTCGTTATTTTAGCACGGCTAGCCGAATCAAAAAcctctttttattttaaaataatttttattttgttatttatttttgttaattataaatatcaatgaataaaaaataaaaatagaaatttgGCTAAGCCGAAAACCAAACCCATTaaatttggttcggttttcAATTCTTGAACCAAAAATTAATGGCAAACACTTGTATGCAACCGTTGCACGGGTCATATTCGTGTGAcgggtctcttatatgggttatccattaaaaagtattacattttatgtcaaaagtattacttattattataaatatggatagggttgacccgtctcacgaatgagaccgttgcacaggagtgttactcaaaattaattaagagaataaaaataacaattagTTTAgtgttataaatttattagataAAAGAGAGAAGAGAATTAGATGAGATAATAATGTAATAACGAGAAGATAGTGAAATCAATTGTATCTTATTTCAATCacacacctctatttataggattGAAATATTATTACACAAAAAAATACTATAACTAAATCAATCACCTAAATATAATctatatataacatttattgaataataatttgtCAAGTAGTTTAGCCGTAGTAAAATGACGATAATTCAAAGCCCTTGATTGGGCTTCCAGTCAACATTGTCGCAGCGATGGATCCCTTTTTTCAGCAGTCAAATTCCATATTATCTTGGCCCATATAATGGCCCATGAATGAGAAGTTAGGGCATCGGTTGCCGGTTCACAACATATTAGGCTCAGCTGACGGCCCATTGTGGACTAATAAAATAGATAACAAAGAAAGAAACTGGCGAAAATAAGTGTTATTTaagcttcaaaaatattaagatcatatcatttcatatttttcataataaaaaaattatgtatagtataaattataaataaaaattttataactaATTTATACATAATAAAGTAAGCAAATTTTAAAGacattcaaaaaatttaaaaaaaataactcataattttttaaaaaaagatgtaTAAGTTAAGAGGACAAAATATATTAACATAATGTAAGGGGGTTGCTTTGAATAATcaatattttatccataaatTTTCCATACAAATGGCTGAAATCTCATTTTCATGCATGCCGTGAAAAGTtataattttatcataaaaaaataataatatttatgagtcgaatcgaacagctctgagatgaacaCATGagtttttgtaaaaatataataaaaatatttaaaggaCCCATTGATGTATTATTCtattttcattttcaaaattttaatggcAGACCAGTACTCGTTcatttaaaatcaaattcaatGGAATCACATAAGCAGCCTATGACATATTGCACATTTAAGAGGCGAGAGTACTCTTCCTTTGTCTTAATTTCGACAGCCCAGAGTACAGGTAACGTCACGTCTCATTGAATTCATCGTAGTCcagttatattatatataataaataaaataatataaaataaaatacttctgAATTTTACAGAATTAATAATTTTGTCAGAAAAAAAGAATGAACAAACCTTATAGTATCTTTCTTTTACAAGGTATATTTTTCTCCAACATTAAACCTTTGCCATAAAATTCTTTTAACACATTTGTTCAATGAAACATGCAATAATTATTCATGGATATAATAAGAATATAGTTTGAAATTTGAAACACTTTTATGTAGTAGCAAATTTGATAGGTGCGTAAAATCGAGGTGTGTGAATCGTATGATAGTTCATATATCATGTCTCGATCATTTATATCACACGtgatttttaactttttttttataaaagattacgaaaaatccaatttaaataattttcataagaatatattgatttacaaaaagaaaaaaaaaaagagtgaccTGAAATAACATTTTGGCAGGCATTGTTGGTGGAGTTATTTAATAAGGGAATCAGTACCTTGTTCCACCATGTGAACGGGGTATTGGGTTTAGTTCAACCTAAGTATTATCTTAATAGGAGATTTAACAATTAATGATTTGTCATGTCAGtactataatattaattatacatATGTATTGAAATATAGACACTCGGATGAATGATCTGAGTACTACTCATATGTAAAATCTCATTAACGGTGAACGGGTGGAGTGAAATCAAGAACCGGGGAATTTAAGATGTTGGGCCCATTATACTCCACAATTTAAGTATTTGGGCTTCAAGCCCCTTACCATTTGCTTTTGCATAACACATTAGGCTCTTGTCCGTGGGCCCCTTTTTGTCTTATATGCACATTAAGATATGTACTTTACGCAGCCCATAGGCCCACAAGAAATAAATAGCTCCTCTTGCCAGCTCAGACTTATAGGAAGACGTACAATACCCTCGTGTTTGGTGTGAGAATCTATAACTTTTgtttttacaagaacaagaatgaAATTGCAAATTGTTTTTTTCCCTAAgaaatctttattttaaaaaaataaaatttatattagtacacgaattattgataaaatatcaaattggTACATTAACtattgaaaattatttaattgataCACAATCAAGTTATAAAGTCAATTTGACACTttacttaaattatttttaagtccaATGTTTTAGTTAAATTCAAATAGataaacattttatttttcaaaattattttatttttgaataatgTGTTTTAAgttataaaaatttatatatcaatCTCATGTTTTCCGATTTTATGTAGGGCAAAAACACAAGAGTAAATTTGttttaaatctcaaaacctAAACATAACTTTGCCTTCAGTTTCTGTCAggaaaaatatatgtttatgcTCCCTGATCCATAGCAAAATGTTTCTGCACTCCCTGGACCCACATGTTTTTTTCTCGGATGAAATTCGgtacaaaaaattgaaaatacagtactaatatatgatatttgagcataaattatttcaaatttgaaaattgaaaCTAAGATATGTTTTTTTAGTACTCAAATATGTAtgcaagtatttttttttaatttcatatttgtatttttttaattgaaagaTGATACAAAACATCGAAAAtatggtactaatatatgatattggAGTATCAATTGTTTAAATCTGATACTAATACATGATTATTGAGAATTCAAACACGTGTTGCAAGTTTTGATATAAATAAAGTTTTATCTTTTAGCACCAAAATTAtattgttcgatagttcgcgaataatACTCAAATATCACCAGATCTAAACCAGTTAGTACTCAAATATGATATATTAGTACCATATTTTTAACGTTTTGAACTGGTTTTCACCTGTAAAAAAAACATGTGGGCCTAGGGATTGCAGAAACATTGTATACTGGTTTTCATGATCTAATATGTATATATCTCTTTTAGATTAAAGATAAACAACTATGAGTTTCAatatatttttcagaatttaagaccaaaaaaatgaaaaatggtACATTATAATATTGAACTAAAATAAGAATGGGGagacaatattttttaatttatactcCATTGTTTTGGAAAACAATTCGAGCAGATTCTATTAGTAATTAGACCGACTCCCAAAACAAATTGACGAACGAAATCTATGTCgctaatatatgtttattattttctaaaaacaagaaattaatccaaagattttattttgatattattGAATTTGAAACTGTCGACCCTATTAAAAAATATGTGTCTTAGTCCAAAACTTGGGGAACTATATATATCTAGCTCCTCATAATTTGAAAATTCAACTACTTCTTTatcatttcattttgaattttataagcTTTTTATGCTTAAAATATTGACTTGGTAAGAAATAACGTCATGGAATTGGGTTTTCTAAGAACTCCATGCTTAAAGTTCTGTCATTTTTATTTTAGCTGAATTGGAAACGTATATCTAACTGAGCTTAGATCTCAATTATGTATGATATACAATCtcgaatttgattttttaaaaaaatgttttaaatgCTTAGATCCGAAACTTGAGAAATCATACACAAagttcattattattattttttagtggatTTTACATCCGCTATGTTTGATAATAAGATATCCTGAATAGTTATACATATTTGTATTAATCAGTCTCTAATCTTTTAGTTGAGTGCTTGCGTACCAATATAGAAAGAATAGTCTTTTTTCAGCCATCATTTTCAAATACCAAAACATAGAACGCTATGATATAATGTGTTAATTAGGCCGAACGCAAATGTTCATATATCATATAAAAGTTAGGAGCTTCATATATACGACTTCAATATTTGTAGTGTAACAGTGTTACAACGTCAAAGTTGATAGTTTTTGCATCGTATGAGTATCTAGCTAACTAGCTTGGCGGGAGGATAATATTTCAACGACAAAGAGTCAATGCAGAgtcagagttttttttttaaaataattatatatatatatccatatataaAGACACCATTTTTCGTTTGTCGAAAGTGTCCTCATGTTATATAAATATTAcacttttatttgtttttttaaaaaaattaaatatttcaaatttttatatttttctcaactaaaaattatatataagataaattaataaataaattttaaatttatttttatattattttataaataaaaataaataaatttaaatattatctaaaaataatatttatacataacatacaatattaaatatattatatgattttatacacacgcaacgcgtgtgtgATTATGCTAGCAGCTAGTATATATGAAAGGCATGTGATGGGTGAATCCAATCAATAACCGTGTGTGCGGCTGCTTAATGatgaattaaaatttgaaaaataaatgcgCAGTGATTGGCTGAAGTTAATATATACTGAGTACACAGGCCAATTATTAGTTTTATGACTCccatttatataataataataataataataataataataataataatactaataataataataataataataataataataataatatactcCCCCATACGTAATTATGGATTTTCTGGTCCAACCAATTACAATTATTTGGGTTGAAAGTTGATTGAAATCAATCAAATTAATCCATTTATAGCTGGGTCAAAATACGCATCACTTAGCGACTTGTTAGTAGCCCGAccctatatataattttaagatagTGTTAACAAAATGTATTttaaatgtttctcgttttctatctataatttttaaacattttattgcctaaaaatttaaaaacacttaaaataaaCTCTTGCAAATATTTTACTAATTATGAAAAGCAAGGTTCGTTAACTTGATCTATCTAGGTTTTTGGTCGTACCTGTTTGGTGAAACTTTTGCATttctaataataattttttttcaaagtatTGTCGTGACAGTGAATACGTCGATAATATTTCAAGTCATGTCAATAATGATAATCGTCATGTCGGCATTGTCTATGATTTTTTCTAACACTTTGACAAAAGACTATTAGATGTATAACTTAACTTTTACCCTTCATATGTAATCATGCTAGATTCTTATTTTCATCTATTAAAAATATGCTCCATTTTTTTAAACAATGGAAAGTATACATCAATATCGTTTTAAAAAACACAATTGAGTGGATATTTGCAATTAATCCATCGCCGACAATAcccaaaaaagaaaaacaaaaaagggGAAAAAATAGTATACGGAGCTATAATTAATTTGATAATAATACAAATCATAATGTTTAATATTAATGAGACAGAGGGCATTAAATCTATGCTGCCTGCAgcgtattttatttataaaatcttTGGCTTATATTTATAGCACACACTGTATTCTCACTGAAGTACTATCCTCATTTCCCTTTCCTCATATCATGTTCCACTCCTCCTCCTCCTAATCTTTACTCAAATGAATCAATAGATAATTTAGCAACATCGATCCAGAaatcatcatatatatatatatcaatttccTCGACCATTCGCGAAAATGGGTCGATCCCCATGTTGCGATAAAATCGGATTGAAGAAAGGTCCATGGATACCAGAAGAAGATCAGAAACTTCTGGCTTATATCCAAGAACACGGCCATGGAAGCTGGCGCGCCTTGCCGGCCAAAGCTGGTGATTTagatagtgtttgagagagcttctaaGAAGTATTTTTCagcttttcgttaacaaaatttcacaaaatttcaaatttttgttaacgTAAAAGCTGATAAGTGTTTTTAAAAAGCTCTCTCAAATACTGCCTTATTTTCCTCAATTTTTAGTTTTCAATATTGCTACCTAGTGTTACACATAAAGTACTTCTGTTTTTTTTATGACGTGAGAATCCGCATCCGCTATCTTTTGGTGACTTGTGttttactttttttatttttatttttattttgactttTCACAATGCTGTGATAACCAATGTGTTAAAACTCGTGGAAATTCCCGCAATATACACGAATGAGTCGCTGATTCGACGTTTTTTATGTACGCGATCCGTTGTTCACAGGGCTGGAGAGATGTGGGAAAAGCTGCAGATTAAGGTGGACTAATTACTTGAGGCCTGATATCAAACGAGGGAAGTTCACTTTACAAGAAGAACAGACCATCATTCAGCTCCATGCTCTCTTGGGGAACAGGTGACCATCAAATTTCTTCAACAACATTGgtttgatttgttttttttttttactgcaTTTGGTTAACTAAAACAATTAGGCATTCATGCAAATGTTGTCTGATGGAACAATTTAGTACCCCTTTCGTTGTTTTGACTTCTATTTGTGGATAGGAAAAATGACTAATTAATTATTCTCTAATGTCAGAGTTGTGATGAGTGATGAGTTGTAACATTTACTCTTGTTTCGTTGGATATTGTTGATATGTCCGACTGAAATCGAGAACTTTGATGAAAATTGAAAAAAGATTGACCAaaaagatttttaaaatttacaatGTTCTCGTATAACTCAGTTCAATGAGGCAAATAAATATAAGTTGTGTGTGTTGTTGGTAGGTGGTCAGCGATTGCCACTCATTTGGCTAAAAGAACAGACAACGAGATAAAGAATTATTGGAACACACATCTTAAGAAGCGTTTGGCCAAAATGGGTATTGACCCGATTACTCACAAGCCAAAGAACGACGCCCTTCTCTCCGGCGACGGGAATTCGAAGAGCTCGGCTAATCTAAGCCATATGGCTCAGTGGGAGAGCGCTCGGCTCGAAGCTGAAGCCCGATTAGCCAGGCAATCCAGGCTTCGTTCGACTCATCCTAATTCATTTCAGGTCCTACTCCTgcttaattttattaatagtaatagggaaaattgcatatatcaccatGTGAAATCTCGTGTTTACTGATAACCtttgtgaaaattttttgaGCATACACCCCTttctggctaaaaaatgactaaaataccCTTAATGTTATAAtacaatttaatattaaaatatatttcgtgtatgacaaatattatgataaaataattatatataattttcatagttatttaaataaaatttgattatttttctcaattaaatataaaattataaaataaaattaatttaattatttatttaagtaaaggtatttttgtcaatttttaattggaaagggtgtgtatgctacaaattttgaatcacatgaggttattagcttaaaaaaatttcatagaaAGTTATTAGCAAACTCGAAATTTCGCAGAGGTGATATATTCAATTTCCCCCTAGTAATATTATTTGcactttatttttatctttgcatacattttagaataaaaaaataaaacgcaAACAATCATGATATTTATTAACGTGGCTAAACGTAGGCTTAAATTTCAATATATTAGgtcaattatattttaaattaacatGGCTCTAAAAATATTTCCAGAACCCGGAATTGGCTCTCAGTTCTAGCCCGCTCAACAATCACGTAGGCCCGGCCCGGTTTCTCGATTTGGCGAAAGCGTCGAACGGCGGCGGTGTTTGGGAGAAAACTAGCGGAGCCAATGCTGGTGGAACAGTTGCTTCAGTAACCGAACTCGGCGGCGATTCGGAATCTCCAACCTCCACACTCCACTCCGGCGCGGGAATTGGAGAGAGCGCCGCCGCTTTAATCGGGAATTCATCCGAATCGTGCGACGGCGGAATCGCGGAAGAGGAAAACGAAGGTGAATGGAAAGGATTCGGGAACTCAATTACGTTCCTGCCGGAGATAAACGGATTTCCTTCTATGGCGGAGAGCGCGTGGGGATCGGAATCTCTGAGCGGGAATTATTCTTCGGAGCATGTTCCTTGTGAGAATTTCGTCGATACGTTTACGGATCTTTTGCTCAGCACTTGTACAGACGGCCGGCAGATTTCCGACGACGGCGGAGAGTCCGGTAGTGGCGGCGCTAAAGGTGGTGATTATTTCGAAGATAATAACAAGAATTATTGGAATAGCATTCTTAATTTAGTggattcttcgtccaactcgCCGCTTTAATTCCGaacgataaatatatattttaaattttgtagaAAACTTTAAACTTTACTTTAAGTATATTTTTCTAATTTCCAGTTACTTATAATTATTATAGCAAAAATCAAGTACAAAAACTCATATAATAAGACGCTCTTACAagtaaattttgtaaaattaattttttacttGACTCAAACCAATGTAAAAGTATACTAACATAATTGTTTTTCGTTATAAAAATAGGTCGGGACACTTTGTTTAGGAAACTCTGTTTAAAAATATGTGTATTTGTGAGATTGCCTCGTAAGAGACTAACTCAAAATTAAGAGTATCAATTAGACACAGTTTTTCCCGTGACATAAGACAATAAGTTATATATACAATATATGAATAAGAAAATGATCTACAACTTTAAGTTTTTATAGAACTTGAGTTAACTGttgtaagaaaataaaaaatctcataAGACAAGATTGATTCatggatcaattttgtgagatgaaTATTTAATTCGTTCaactcataaaaataatattttctatcACATATATGAATCCTCAAATCATTTTGCAacatttcatatatatatatatatatatatatatatatatatgaaatcgTCTCATTGCATACTTACATTTTCATCAGTTATTGTCCTTAGATGAGAAATGTTTCATGAAGCTAATTATGGAATACATTTAATCGTAATATCTGAAAACTTGATTATACACTGGCCACTGCCCGATAATTGATTGCGAAGCAGTGACGTAATTAATTACGGTAGGCTTTATTGCtttgaatatatattatatttcttgGAGAATAATGTTGCGAGCAATAAAAGCTTGTCTTTTATGGGAACAGTAAATGCACCGATACATTATGTTTCCCAATTTTGCCGTCAAAATTATTGATCTATACATACAACTATAATACAAGGACCATTTACACGTGGAcccagattttaattattttttcaataataaaaatttaatattttaattctaTTAATATTTTAGGCTATGGCTATCCAAGGCCTTGGAAGTAGAAGTCGAATAAATGTccagaaaaataattttaagctTCAAATTCAAGTTTTATGATAAGTATTTTTTACTTCAATTGCATATTGAGTCTGACTTGAAATATTTGAGCGTGTTTTCTAATTATGTATGATTGGAAATAtacttatttaatatataataataataactgtGTTATATTAATGAGTTTGTGAATAACTCGTGagtcaaataaaataatttgaatttaACTTGGCTCGTCCAACTCGAATGATTTTGACCACGgatcaaatatttttcatgcaggaacaattccttttttttttttataatttttaattatattcaaAGTGCATGTTATTTTcaattctttcatttttggcataatttattttcatgatggCTTAAAAATCAAGCATATTAACAATGTTGGAAATATACTACTATTTTATATACTATATTGTTTTACTttcaatttttgaaatattattcGAACTTTTTATGATgtaacttaattaatttattattgaaAACCTTATCCACATCTTGCACGGATCATCTCTTGAATTGTATTGGCATGCTACTTCCCAATTCCACGAGTAAACAAAAAAGAAGCTTGCCCGACAAAATCTGAAAATTACAATTCGGACACCATGAGTTGTCATCATTTGATAGCTCATCGAAGCTCTAGAACTTGATATCATATGTTGaacaattaatcaaattaaTCTATGTATTGTTGTGATTAGAGGTGTTAAAATAAGCTAGACTTGACAGATTGGCTCATTCCATCGTACAAAATAAGTGGATTGAGTTGATAATTTTTTAACCTGCTTAAAAGGTGACCCCCACCCCACTTAATAGTAGATTGTGCTGGGTTGTGAGTTGACCCGTCAAATTACACGTAGCCAGGTCCACTGAATTCGCTCGTGCCGTCACCTAAAATAGGTGAAATGGGTTGATATTTTTCCAAACCGTCCAATCCTGTCTAATGGTGTGTTGCAACGGGTTGTTGGCCGGTTCGCCTCGCTAACATGTTTTGACACCTTTAGTTGTGATCATCAATATTGAATATTCTTAATTTTTTGTGTCACATAAACGACATTAAATATGAGATACACTTTTATTTTTCTCCCTTTTCCATTAAATTATTGGCAAAGGGTTTGGTGCCGTTTGTGGATGGAAACGAAatcaaatatattaaataaaaataacattgaTATTATGACAGCAGTAATGGAATAATGCTCCACATTGCTGGGAGAGAGTTCCATTCCATATGATCACTCGATGCTTCtctaatcaaatcaataaaatattatttaaattttctcaACATCACACCGTTGAACCAATTACAATCATTTTATTTAGCATTAAATTGAGCATTTATTAAGACAGACTgtattgaaaaatttataagatCAGTGAAATTACTTCGACCACATTGTGGTTCTGCtgggaattaattttttttttaaataaacatatgacaTACTCCTTTGAATTGAACAGTGGGATCTTGTACTTGCGGTTTAATTTAATAGTGGAACGGTTGATTGATATTTAATTGTACAATTAAGATATTTTAGACTGCAAAATAACTTAGGGCATCCCCAAGAGGCGAGTCTTGCCCCTTTCAAGGGGCAAAATTGCTGCACGCGGTTGTTATCTGCGCGGTGAAGTTcatctattattttttttaaaatttaatttttttaaaaaaaaattgaaattgataTATGGCCCCATATTAATCTGgccttttaaattattaaaaataattttaaaattttaaatttaaaaaattaataataaaaaatttatttttgtgtatttattttGTTGATGATAATTTGCtttaattatttgtaatttttaaaatttcttaatttcgtttattttttaattttctataatatttaaaatttattttatgtgtaattttaatttttttaattgtgcaaatttattttgcgtttaaatgaaaatatatttaattaaataaaaaattaatatttcaacatACTCTCTACAACATCATTTTACTCTCGCAGAACCAAACAATGAATTTATCATCGCTGACATCATCATATAATGAAGTTACCAACTTCATCAAACCAACATCCTCTCATCATTGAACATGCTTCTCATATTTCATGCTTTCCATCGCTCTATTGACAGATATCATTAAAATCTTTTTTTTCAAACTGGATGTGCAAATTGGTTCACGatttcataaaaattcaaacaaaatcAAATCTGTCGGTTTTGCTAAATGACAAATTACCATATCAAATCATAAACATAGGAGTAAATTTCATGTGAGACTATCTCAGTCCTCAGAGACATATATTCGTGAGATGGGTTGATCCGATTTATATTTGCAgtaaaaattaatattcttGACATAACGAGTAATAATTTTCATGAATCTGTGATGGTCGGGGATTTGTCGTATAAAATTGACTTGTCATTTGAGATGAACGAATAGGAATTTTAGCGAAATTTTATACAACACAAAGATTATCTTTTGATTATAAATTAGATGAACAAAAGTTTATACATATCAATGATCATTGTAAGATttttaaaatcacaaaaattAGGGCGGGAAAAATCTCACAAAATCTCGACCTATCCCGAATCTCGTTTCATTCTCGTCTTGTAACAATTTCGATTCGACGTTTTTCTGACCCGAGTTTTTGAGATTTTTCCCATCCGAGTTCatattcaaaaatataatttcccTTGATGGGATTAACGATCTGACCTGAATTAATattgttaatatttttttattactaatTGTATTAATAGAACGACTAAAATCTTATTAGGTTGAAGCCCgtacaaaaattaaaacttaaaagtgACTAAAATGTTTTAGAGCCATTGATTATTCGATAGAATAGGTAAACAAAAGTTGTTCACTCTAAaaatgattattatttatttttgttatttcacCCTTCAAAGTATTTGAGAGTGTAATTATATATTCATGTTATGTATTAATTCAGAATTAATTTGTTGATGTGTTTAAAAGTTAATTATGTGTACTTCAATGTCGGACACAAAAGAAATTTAAAGTGCTTTAAATAGATTATGTAACATAAAATTCGAGTCCGAACTTTTGTTTGGTATAGAAGCGGGAGAGAATGGGCTCTTAATTCTTATTGGGATGGAGATTTGTTAGTAGGATTATGAGACAGTCTCTATCCGATTCCGCCTGAATAAAAAGT
Proteins encoded:
- the LOC140880041 gene encoding transcription factor MYB16-like; this encodes MGRSPCCDKIGLKKGPWIPEEDQKLLAYIQEHGHGSWRALPAKAGLERCGKSCRLRWTNYLRPDIKRGKFTLQEEQTIIQLHALLGNRWSAIATHLAKRTDNEIKNYWNTHLKKRLAKMGIDPITHKPKNDALLSGDGNSKSSANLSHMAQWESARLEAEARLARQSRLRSTHPNSFQNPELALSSSPLNNHVGPARFLDLAKASNGGGVWEKTSGANAGGTVASVTELGGDSESPTSTLHSGAGIGESAAALIGNSSESCDGGIAEEENEGEWKGFGNSITFLPEINGFPSMAESAWGSESLSGNYSSEHVPCENFVDTFTDLLLSTCTDGRQISDDGGESGSGGAKGGDYFEDNNKNYWNSILNLVDSSSNSPL